Genomic window (Ananas comosus cultivar F153 linkage group 16, ASM154086v1, whole genome shotgun sequence):
TTTTCTCTTAGAATTTacttgccattttttttttttctgtaatagGTTTTCAGGTCACAGGACTATAGTGCGATCATCTACTGTCTCAAACAGGTACATTTGAACTTTCAAGATTCACAAATCATAAACCTTGTACAGGAAGATTATTCATGTGTTTTTCTATGTAATTGCAATGACAGCTTTTCGAGAAAGTTGAGGCAACTAAACCAGTGGCCAGTCGTTCCACATCTGCTGAAATCTACGTTATCTGTCAGAAATATAAAGCACCAGCAAAGATCGACCCTCGCCTTCTTGATGTCAAGTACCTATTCCAGGGGGCTTTCGAACGGCCCAAGGTATGAGGGTTCTGGGCTTTCATATCCAATGGGTTATCTTTCTGAAGTCcgctattttttctttcttcctttgtTCCTTTTTCCCGATATCATTATTTGTACTGATGGTGCAGGTTGTGGATGTGCTTCATGGGTCAAAGCAGAAGAGAAATCGTGAAGGGTAAGCGTTTCCAGCATAGAGCCATGTCTTTTTAGTGCCTAGAGGTTATGTCTATTAATGGCAAGAGTGTCTTCGCAAAATGGACAAATAATTGTGTAGCATGaaccaagaaaagaaaagctggATTTTATTGTGTGTTGAACTCTCAATAGGGTGCAACCTGAGTGTAGCCTTAAGCCTTGAATTTATATTGTTTAGTCATATATAAGCTGGCCTACAGTAAGTTACTGCAAGTAGAAGCAAGAAACTTTGTTTTTCTACTCTCAATAGGGTTTTACCGTTTTAGACAGATGTCTCGAACTGTTTGCTCTCACATTAAAGCAACTCAGTCTGCGCTTATGCCCTGTAATTTGACTGCTTTTTCTCTTTACCCCTGCTTTTggtctattttttttgttgtagaaGGTCATTTAGTAACACTCCTATCCGATAGGTTTTAGCATTGCACTTGAAGATTTTCTTGGCTGCGTGTCTTTTGTCCTGTTAGATTCTTGGTATGGGGCATATCTTAATTAGCATCAGTAACATAACTTGGCGCGCTGTACTAATGTGCTTATATATGGCCCATTAGTCTTATGGCTTGGCTTTTTTGGATAGGTATGAGGATGGGAACACGACATTATGGAAAGTAGGTTTAGCATCGGATTTTGTGTGGTCTGAAACGCCACTGGAGTTTCTTGGTTCATTCAATGCAATTTCCTTTGAGGATCCGGCATGTTTATCTATCAAGAACCATGAATTAACTACAGATGAGGTAATTCTATTATCCTACTTCTGGCTATTAAGTAAtccaattttcttttctaactgAGGGTTGTCAATTGAATATCAGGTTAAGTCTCTGTGCGAAGACTTGTATGTAATAGACAAGAATAGCTTCAAGCATCTACTGAAGTAAGTTTATTTTTGCATTCTGACTATTACGACTCATCTGTTCTGCACTAATTTATTGGTTGCTTTGTGTCATGCAATCTATTAAAGTACAATTTGTGTCGCCTAAATGAAAGTGATTTTTTGTTCATCCTTTTGACCATAGGTGGCGATTGAAATTGAGAAAAGCCTTGTCGTCTGCTCAGAAGGTAACCCCAAAAGCTGCTGATGGTGATCAGGAAGCAAAAGACAATGAGGATGACCAGCTATTAAATGAAATGGAAGAGTTAACAAATGTTCTAGATCggaagaaaaagagagcaaaGAAGCTTCTTGCAAAGCGCCGTGCAAAGGTGAACCTTTATTAATAACTTTGCATGTGCAGAGTATATTTCTGTAGATTTTATCgtgatcttttaaaaatttcaggACAAAGCACGCAAGGCATTTGGACAAATTGATGCTACAGAAGATAGTTACTTTGACCGTGAATTGTTTTCTCTTTCGTCTATAAAGGTCTGCCTTGCTTCTTATTCCACTATGGAGAACTTCTAACATTAGAGAGTAATTATCAGTgttgtgattttttaatttattattatcatcatgtTGTTGCTGCGAGTACACTGTTGGAGTTTGATGAAATCTTCAATCCGGAGAGGCATATGTTTAATATTGTAGTTTAACGACAAGCGTACAACCATTTTCTGAAGGGTATAATTAGGCAAAAGGCCTTAACATCACGTTCAGTTTTGAGAACAAATTGAGGTTTTTTTCACTCTGTGTGACCATATCACGAGGAATTAGGCCCTTCTTTATCCGcactatttttgtaaatttctgGATCATCGCCAGTGATGAGTGTGTTATATTTGctatttttcaatttagcaTCTTTTACTTCATTTCCTGCATTTAACCTAGAGCCAAATTAAATAGTAAGTGCTTTTTGCTTGAGCTGGTCCAATGTTAATAGTATTTGTATCCAGCTGTTGTCAGCAGAATTACTAGGAAAATAGATTGGAATATCGTCTTCTGTTTAAATAATCTTGGTTATGAGAGAATTAAATTGATCGGGAACCTCTGCCAAACATGACTTCATTTATTTTGAAGCAATGCTGGTTATTTCGTAATCTGTTTCTTCCTTTCATCGTCTTTGTTTTTCCTGCAATTCCACCTTGTTTTTCTTCCTTGTCATTTCAGCTTGACATGCATCAATTTCAAGTCTTTTTCATCATTTCCGTAGGCTTCAGCTTGGTATCTTAATGGTTTGTTTATtctattcaaaaatattttacttgatTACTCCTCCTGCCTCACGTAGGGTAAGAAAGAGTTGCAAGCTGTTGAATCCAATGAGCTTAGTGAAAAAGAAGATGCCGATCGTAACCTTGGAGATAGTGACAGCGAAGAAGCTGATGCTGTAGCTGATGGAGATTCTCCTGAGGAAGTGGATACTGATGAAGAACAACAACGGTATTGTTTAAATTCGTTTTTGAAATAGTAGTGATAAGTTTATAATTCTTTGAGTTATTAACTGCTGGATATGCTTCTTTCTTCATCAACTAATGCGCGTACTGCATATAAAAAACTACTCCCTAAACAGGTATAATGACcaacttgaggatatgcttgaTGAGGCTTATGAGCGATATTTGAATAGAAAGGGGGGAGGTACAAAACAATACAAACGCGCAAAACGGATTGATCCGAATGCTGACGAGGACTTGTTGGAGGTACTCGGCATATTGTCTAGGAAGGCAATATATCAGTTGTTTCGTTTTCTTTCTGAGTTTCATATGCTTGATATTTGCCTTTTTAGAACAACGTTGAAGTTAAGAGGGTGATTTCATATCTCGCAAAAACAGCTCTATTCATCAaatttcgttttctttttttttttttctctccctctttcatGCAATAATCAGTTAATTGATGTTTCCTAGTATTACAATGTCATAATTTCATTCTTAATGCTTCGTAGGGAGGTGAAGAGGATGACAACCTCATTGAAGCTGATCATGACGCCGATCAAGACCAGGAGAAAGAATTGAACCCCCTTATGATACCTCTGGATGAAAGGAGCCAGCCAACGAAAGAGCAAATTATGGAACAATGGTACAGCCAAGTTGTCTTTGCTGAAGCTGCCGAAGATGGCACGCTGCTCAAAAGCGACAGCGAaggtgaagaaagagaagagaaatcgCTTAAACTCTCAAAAAAAGCAGGAAACAATGTTGTTGTCCAGCAAAAAGAGTCTAAACCAGCTAAACCTGCACGTCCACAAGCAGATGATTTCGAAATCGTACCCCAAGATCCTGTTGCAGCGGAAACGAGCGACGATTCATCCTCGGATGAATCTGAGGAAGAAGAATATGACGACTACACGAAAGCCGAAATCTTGGCCTACGCAAAGAAAATGTTGAGGAAGAAGCAGAGGGAGCAGATACTTGATGATGCCTACAACAAGTACATGTTCGACGATGAGGGTTTACCTAAATGGTTtgcagaggaggagaagaagcactGTCAGTCCATTAAGCCCGTGACGAAGGAAGAGGTGGCTGCGATGAGGGCCCAGTTCAGGGAGATTGACGCCCGGCCCGCGAAGAAGGTGGCGGAAGCCAAAGCCCGGAAGAAGCGGGCCGCGATGAAAAAGTTAGAGAAGGCCAGGCAGAAGGCAGATTCTATTGCAGATCAGACGGATATATCTGAGCGGTCGAAGAGTAAGATGATTGACCAGCTTTACAAGAAGGCGATGCCAAAGAGGCCGAACAAGGAGTATGTGGTGGCGAAGAAGGGGGTTAGCGTCAAAGCCGGGAAAGGGAAGGTGCTGGTGGATAGGAGGATGAAGAAGGATGCGAGGGTTCGCGGGATGGGGAAGAATGGCAAGGGAGGGGGTAGGAAGGGGAAAGCGGCGAAAGGAAAGGGTAAGGGCCAGAAAGGTAAGAAGGGCGCATATGTCGCTGGGAGAAAGGCGGGTAAAGGGAACAAGAGGAGCAAAGCTAGCATGCAGGATTAAAATTGAGATGCCGCTATGACCTAACCCTTTACTTGcttgcttcttttttcttttgtttgtttcacGGGATGGTTGCTAAGACAAATTTTCCAATTTTGGTCGCGGAAGATGATGAGAAGCAGATAGGTTTTTGCTCAGTAGGGTTTTATGGCTTGTTTATTTCTCTTTAGTTCCTCTTTATGCTAAGCTTGTAACCGCATATCCGAAAGAGAATAATCTCAGAGAGCCTGCGGTATTGACTATTAAGTTATAGACTTTGCAAATGCTATTTGTGAGCAAAGAATGTCCAAGTGCTCCAtaatgcttatatatatatgtattgttttTGCTGCCGACAGCATTTTGTCGAAGGAGTTTCGCCacttgaattttcttttattttttttttctttttgtgtgtgaATGATAAACTAACTTAACTCGAGCAATCTTATTAATCAGAATCATCTTAGGTTGGCTTAttagttgaaagaaaattttgacaACTCAGGTGATTGATGAAGCATATTGGGGTGATGATGGAGTTGCTTTTTACAATAAATCAATGAACTGCTTTATATTGAGATACTGGTACTGACAAGACGTTTGCAGGAAACTCTAATAAAAAGCTGAAAGAGGCTTGAAATTCTGCTTTCAAGAAGTTGCATCTCTCAAGAACATGTGCTGGTGCAGTGACTAAACCATGGGTAATCCTTCTCCCTTGTTACCCGATGAAAACAAAGTGAATCACTTCTAATAAATTCGTGGAGAATGATTCTGAACTATTTCATAACCTGGTCAGCTTACGGCATCAAAGATATGCATTTGAGACTTGCGAGACTCGCAGACCCAGGCAACTCTCAGACCAAATCAGGAGCAGTGAAAACATTCAGTTTGGCTTCTTCAGGATAAGCTGCTTCTGATAATCCATCTACAATACAAGGCAACACTGAGAAAGTTTTCTGTGTCGCATTTACACTACGTCAGTAATATACAGCAGTCGAATAAATACTtccttttgagagaaaaaaatataacaaaattaactttttatcAACCATGGCAGGATGAATGATCCCGTACCAGACAATTGTGATTGGTTAGACCCCGCCGCAGCGCATGTCGGATTATCTCCTCACATtacattaaaattcaaaaatactttacttaCAAACAATTGAATTTCAATCTTGAAATTATAGAGAATTTTGGCCATTGCGCTTTGCAATGCAGGATTTTGGATTCAAGGGCAGTTCTTTTGCAGAGATTTATTGGGGTTAAGGTGGCAGAGATATTTgcttacattaaaaaaaaaaacaaaaacagctCTCagtgaaaatttaaatatgatcccTTGAacttgaattttcttttctaatttacACATTTccattttttaatcatttttattttagtagttCTCTATTATGCGAGTTCTTAGTTGCACATAAAATAAATTGCATCAATgattaacaataaaaataacttaaaccAATTTGAATAAAAGTTGAAGAATACCAACGAAGAAGATTAAAAAGTTCGGAGGTCTAATTCATAGTAG
Coding sequences:
- the LOC109722181 gene encoding putative rRNA methyltransferase — translated: MGKAKGKQRKDKYYHLAREKGYRSRAAFKLLQLDASYRFLSTARSVLDLCAAPGGWLQVAVAHAPVGALVVGVDLCPIRPVRGALALAEDITTQRCRAEIQRVMNQRGCAAFDVVLHDGSPNVGGAWAQEATSQSALVVDAVRLATAFLVPKGTFVTKVFRSQDYSAIIYCLKQLFEKVEATKPVASRSTSAEIYVICQKYKAPAKIDPRLLDVKYLFQGAFERPKVVDVLHGSKQKRNREGYEDGNTTLWKVGLASDFVWSETPLEFLGSFNAISFEDPACLSIKNHELTTDEVKSLCEDLYVIDKNSFKHLLKWRLKLRKALSSAQKVTPKAADGDQEAKDNEDDQLLNEMEELTNVLDRKKKRAKKLLAKRRAKDKARKAFGQIDATEDSYFDRELFSLSSIKGKKELQAVESNELSEKEDADRNLGDSDSEEADAVADGDSPEEVDTDEEQQRYNDQLEDMLDEAYERYLNRKGGGTKQYKRAKRIDPNADEDLLEGGEEDDNLIEADHDADQDQEKELNPLMIPLDERSQPTKEQIMEQWYSQVVFAEAAEDGTLLKSDSEGEEREEKSLKLSKKAGNNVVVQQKESKPAKPARPQADDFEIVPQDPVAAETSDDSSSDESEEEEYDDYTKAEILAYAKKMLRKKQREQILDDAYNKYMFDDEGLPKWFAEEEKKHCQSIKPVTKEEVAAMRAQFREIDARPAKKVAEAKARKKRAAMKKLEKARQKADSIADQTDISERSKSKMIDQLYKKAMPKRPNKEYVVAKKGVSVKAGKGKVLVDRRMKKDARVRGMGKNGKGGGRKGKAAKGKGKGQKGKKGAYVAGRKAGKGNKRSKASMQD